Proteins encoded by one window of Salvia splendens isolate huo1 chromosome 5, SspV2, whole genome shotgun sequence:
- the LOC121803913 gene encoding zinc finger protein 2-like — protein MNHYEPNTSLNIGLGLDAPVANSSSRSPLSSPLRVFSCNYCRRKFYSSQALGGHQNAHKLERTLAKKTREFSSAVRPHSGPIRVSEPVFEKRGVIAYGSRGYIDDCEGQHVHVCVRDQDEISQLDLSLRL, from the coding sequence ATGAATCACTATGAGCCCAACACTTCCCTTAACATAGGGCTAGGGTTGGACGCCCCGGTGGCAAACTCATCCTCTCGTTCGCCGCTGTCGAGCCCGTTGCGAGTTTTCTCGTGCAACTACTGCAGGAGGAAGTTCTACAGCTCACAAGCTCTCGGAGGGCACCAAAATGCCCACAAGTTGGAGAGAACCCTAGCCAAGAAGACCCGCGAGTTTAGCTCCGCTGTTCGACCACACTCTGGTCCCATCCGGGTCAGCGAGCCGGTTTTCGAGAAGAGGGGTGTGATTGCTTATGGGTCTAGAGGGTATATCGACGACTGCGAGGGTCAGCATGTTCATGTTTGTGTTCGTGATCAGGATGAAATTAGCCAGCTCGATTTATCTTTGAGGCTTTGA